The following proteins come from a genomic window of Megalobrama amblycephala isolate DHTTF-2021 linkage group LG1, ASM1881202v1, whole genome shotgun sequence:
- the LOC125262757 gene encoding GTPase IMAP family member 4-like yields the protein MSEVPELCDSDSSFGGTNPRFPNLTIILTGNPSSVQFGHENLLLGEKQPNIENAEISRIVHFQKNISEHCVSVINMIELYEAEHVDHLIDRLLNENEIHAFIFVVRLGQLTDDDKMGLEWLQRVFGDKVLQFVMILFTYETEEECDTIIDDLKKNPVLEQLQEQCGGRYHTCNKMMNNQSEMRDLMNKIKNLFYENEQQCYTGEMYNTAFKQRKELKNSMCENEDKPSIKEKREHATTAETSETHKVRAELHTYTHLLAD from the exons ATGAGTGAAGTACCTGAATTGTGTGACTCTGATTCATCATTCGGAGGCACAA ATCCCAGGTTTCCCAATCTAACCATTATATTAACTGGGAACCCTTCGTCAGTCCAGTTTGGACATGAAAACCTTCTACTTGGGGAAAAACAACCAAATATTGAAAATGCAGAAATATCCAGGATTGTTCATTTTCAGAAGAATATATCAGAACATTGTGTCTCAGTGATCAACATGATTGAATTATATGAGGCTGAACATGTGGATCATCTCATTGATCGActactgaatgaaaatgaaatccACGCCTTCATCTTTGTTGTGCGACTGGGTCAGTTAACAGATGATGATAagatgggtcttgaatggcttCAGAGAGTGTTTGGTGACAAAGTTCTTCAGTTTGTGATGATTCTCTTCACCTATGAGACAGAAGAAGAGTGTGACACTATCATTGATGATCTGAAGAAAAACCCTGTTCTGGAGCAGCTGCAGGAGCAATGTGGAGGAAGATATCACACCTGCAACAAGATGATGAACAATCAATCAGAGATGAGAGACCTGATGAACAAGATTAAGAATTTGTTTTATGAGAATGAACAGCAGTGTTACACTGGAGAGATGTACAATACAGCgtttaaacaaagaaaagagCTGAAAAACAGCATGTGTGAAAATG AAGATAAACCTTCAATCAAAGAAAAAAGGGAACATGCCACAACAGCAGAGACAAGTGAGACACATAAGGTAAGAGCTGagttacacacatacacacatttattagCTGATTAG